The Balneolaceae bacterium genomic sequence AGCTCACCGGGGTCGGCCGTGATCAGGTGCTCCCTGCCCAGCCGCTCCAGGGCATTGGAAACCGAGGCGAGGTTGCCGGCGTCGTAGTTGATGATGGCGATCATAGCAGGTCCTTGGTACTGGGCAGGATGTTCAGGTTGCGCTCACTCCGGCTGACGGCCGCCCGGAGGCAGCGCGCGAAGGCCTTGAAGCAGGCCTCGATCTTGTGGTGGTCGTTTTCGCCCTCCACCTCCAGGTGCAAGGTGGCATTCAGGTGCATGGCCAGGGAGTGGAAAAAGTGCCGGGTCATCTCGGTGGGGAAGTCGCCCACCATCTCACGGCGGAAGCTGCCGCTGAATTCCAGCCAGGAGCGCCCGGAGAGATCCAGCGCGCAGGTGGCCCGGCTCTCGTCCATGGGCAGCACGAAGGCGTAGCGTTGCACGCCCGTCCTGTCGCCGAGGGCCAGGTCGATGGCTTCGCCCAGGGTAATGGCTACATCTTCGATGGTGTGGTGTCCGTCCACCTGCAGGTCGCCCTCACAGAAGAGCTGCAGGTCTATCAGCCCGTGCCGTGCGATCTGCTCGAGCATGTGGTCCAGGAAACCGAGTCCGGTGTCTATCTGCGCCCCGCCGCCGCCGTCCAGGTTCAGGCGCACCCGCACGCGGGTTTCCGAGGTTTGACGTTCATGCTCGGCCCGGCGTTCAGGAAAGAGGATGCCCTCGCAGAGGTCGGTCCACCCGCCGGCCTCCAGGGCCACGCCGTCGGTGCGCAGCAGCTGCAGCCGGTCGCCTTCTGGAGCCACACGCAGGCCGGCGCGGTCGGCGTCGTGGTCCGGGGCGATGCCCTCGTTTTCGAGGAGGGCGCGCTGCGGACCGCTCAGTTCTTCCGTCTCGAAGAGCAGGCGGTGTCCCGCCTGCTGCAGGCGCTTGAGGGCGTAGAGAGCGCCGCCCCGGAGCATCTCCTCGTCGGGGCCTTTCAGGGCTTCGGTGGTGATCTGGATGTTCATGGGGAGAGTTTCTTGAGGGCTTCGATAAGACGGTCGTTGTCGGCGGGACGTCCCACGGTGATGCGCAGGCACTCCTCGCAGAGGGGTTCGTCTCCGCGGTAGCGTACAATCACGCCTGCTTCGGCCAAATCCCGGTAGATGCGCCGGGCGTCGTCAACCCGCACCAGCAGGAAGTTGGCCTGGCTCTCAAACACGGTGCGCACCTGTTTCAGTTCCGAGAGCCGGCCGGCCAGTTTCCGGCGCTCCCCACGGATGGAGTCGGCGTTGGCGCGCACCGTATCCAGGTGGTCCAGGGCGTCGGCGGCGGCGGCCGCGGAGAGACTGCTCACGTTGTAGGGCGGCTTGACCTTCATCAGGTAGTCGATCAAGGGGCGGGTCCGAAAGCCATGCCCACGCGGGCACCGGCCAGGCCGAAGGATTTCGACAAGGTTTGCAGCACCACCAGGTTGGGATAATCGCGTACCCGGGGCGCCAGGCTGGGGGAGCTGCTGAAATCGATGTAGGCCTCGTCCACCACCACGATGCCAGGGAACCAGCCGAGGATCTCCTCCAGCCGGTCCGGTTGAACCAGGTTGCCAGTGGGGTTGTTGGGCGAACAGAGAAAGAGCAGGCGGGTTTCCGGTCGGCAGGCTTTGCGCAGGGCCTCCGGACGAGGTTGGAAATTTCGGTCGGTCACGGCCTCGTCCACCGCTGCATCGTGGATGCGCGCGCTCACCCGGTACATGCCGTAGGTGGGCGGGGCGATGAGGATGCGTCCCTTTCCAGGCTCGCAGAAGATGCGCAGCAGCAGGTCGATGGCCTCGTCGCTGCCTACCCCCAGGAAGACGTTATCCGCCTCTACCCCGCGCCAGTCGGCGATGCGGCGGCGCAGATACGGATGGCGCGGCGGGGGATAGCGGTGCAGGCCCGCCAGGGAGGGGGCCGGCGGCCCCCAGGCGTTTTCGTTGGCGTCTAGCAGCAGCCCCTCTCCGAAGTCGTCGCGTGCGCTGCGGTAGGGCTTCAGCTCCCGGATGTTGGGGCGGACCAGGGCGTCAAGGTCAAAGGCCTTGTTCATAGCGGCAGGTCATGATTTCATGTTTGGTTTATGGCGCGGTCAGTCTTCGTTACCGTGGCCGGATTCATCCCCGCGGGACTCCAGGCGGATGGTGACGGCGCGCCGGTGTCCCTCCAGTCCCTCGATCTGCGCAAGGCGCTCCACGGCGGGCGCCAGGTTGCGCAGCCCTTCACGGCTGAGGCTCTGCATGGTGATCTGTTTGAGAAAAGAGTCCACCGACACCCCGGAGTACATGCGCGCATAGCCATAGGTGGGCAGGGTGTGGTTGGTCCCGCTGGCGTAGTCGCCGGCGCTCTCGGGGGTCCATCTGCCGAGAAATACGGAACCGGCGTGCCGGATGCGGCCGGCCTGCTCCTCAGCATGCTTGCACTGGACCACCAAATGCTCCGGGGCGTAGCGGTTGGAGAAGTCGAAGGCCTCCTCCAGGCTCTCCGCCTCCACGCTGAAGCTGTGTTCCAGCGCCTGCCGTGCGATCTCCGCGCGCGGCAGGTCGGCCAGCTGCGCCTCCAGGGCGTCCAGGCAGGCCTGGCGGTCGAAACCGGGAAGGTAGACCAACACCACCTGGCTGTCGGGTCCATGTTCGGCCTGCGAAAGCAGGTCGGCTGCCACAAAGCGGGGATCGGCTCCCGCGTCGGCGATCACCAGCACTTCGGAGGGGCCGGCCGGCATGTCGATGGCCACCTGCGCACGGCTATTCTGCAGCAGCATCTTGGCGGCGGTCACGTACTGGTTGCCGGGCCCCAGGATCTTGTCCGCCTTGGGCAGGCCTTCCATGCCCCAGGCCATGGCGGCCACGGCCTGCGCGCCCCCGGCCAGCAGCAGGTGGGATGCGCCCACCTTGCGTGCGATATAGCGGATTTCGGGACCCACGCCGCCCTCTGCGTTGGGAGGGGTAGCTACGACGATGTTCCGGCAGCCAGCCAGCGCGGCGGGGATGCCCAGCATGAGCAGGGTGGAGGGGAGGATAGCGGTGCCCCCCGGCACGTAGAGGCCCACGGTGTCCAGGGGACGCGACACGCGCCGGCAGCGCACGCCGGGCATGGTTTCCACTTCGGTCTGGCGGGGGAGCTGGGCCTTGTGGAAGCGGTAGATGTTGCGAAAGGCCGTGTCAATGGCCTCCCGGGTCGGTTCCGGCAGCCCGGCTTCCGGTTCCTCGGCAGGATGCAGGATCAGCGGATCGGGATCGGTGCCGTCGAAGCGGCGGGTGTAGCGGCGCACGGCCTCCTCCCCCTCGCGCCTTACCTCTTCCAGGATGGGCCGGACCTGCTCGAAGATCTCCTCCAGCTCGAGCACGGGTCGGCGGCACAGCTCCTGCAGCTCCTCTTCGGTTCGTTCGCGGATGCGGTAGTCTTTCATGGGGGCCTCCTAGAGAATCATGCTTTCGATGGGCAGCATGACGATGCCGGTGGCCCCGGCCTCCTTCAGCCGCTCCATCACCTCCCAGAACCGCTCGATGGGAATGACGGTGTGGATGGCCACCATATTGTTATCGGCCAGGGGCATGACCGTAGGACTCTTCAGGGAGGGAATGATCTCGCGGATTTCCGCCACGGACTCCTGCGGCGCGTTCATCATGATGTAGCGGCTGCGACCGGCCTGCTGAAAGCCCTCGATGCGCTGCAGAAATTTTTCAATGAGTTTTTTCTTGCCCGGCGAGAGTTCCTTGTTGGTACGGATAAGCTGGGTCTCCGACTCGAAGACGGTTTCGATCTCGGCCAGGCCGTTGGCCTTGAGGGTGTTGCCGGTGGATACCAGGTCACAGATGGCGTCGGCGACCTTGAGCCGGGGAGCGATTTCCACTGCCCCCGATATGGTAACGATCCTGGCCTCCACGCCGCGCTCCTGCAGGAAACGGCGCGTCAGGTTGGGATAGCTGGTGGCGATGGTGCGTCCCTCGAAATCCTCAACGGTCTGAATTTCCCCGTTTTTACGGGCGGCCAGGGAGAGCCGGCAGACCCCGTAATCGAGTCCACGTATGACCGTCACGTCGACGCCGGTTTCAGCGGTGACGTTGGCGCCCACAAAGCCGAGGTCGCACACCCCGTCCTGGACGTATTCGGGGATGTCGTCGTCGCGGATGAGCAGCAGTTCCACGTCAAAGTTGCGGCAGGTGAGCATGAGGCTGCGCTTGTAGTTGTCGAAGCGAAGGCCGATGCCTTCCAGCAGGGCTATGGTTTTGTCGGTCAGCCGCCCGTCCTTTTGCAGGGCGATGCGGAGTGAGGTTTTGGAATTGGCAGAACGATTCATGGATATAGGTTGATACTGGGATTACAGGTAAAAAGAGTGGTGTTCGTACGTCCGGGGAGCGCGGCAGGAATTTACCGCAGATGGGTAAGCATAAGGTGACGGGCGTCACCGTGGTGTCGATGAAGATGGGGAATATGGAAGGTGCGTTGCTGCATCGGCACCCAATATAGCTATTTTAAGAGCAAGCTTCCAGAGCAGCTTCAGCCGGCTGTTGAAGACCCGGGCCTGTTCGGATCGGGACGCGCTGCGGGGGGCGTTCTCTCCGCCCAAAGAAGAAAGCCCCGACCCTATCACGGGTCGAGGCTTTTGGTAGGGATCTTCTGGGTATAGAAGATGTCAGGGTATGGTATCATGGAATCTGCTCATGCGTTCCTGTTATCTACTTCAACCGGCGTCCACCCCCGATGTTCCGCGCCAACATCCCCCCGGAGGGCCCCTGAGGACGCCAGGCGGGGTCTCCGGGCGCAAGACCCGTGCGCAGGCGGGCGTCCTGTGCGAATGGCGATTGAACAAGTGGACCTAAAGGTGTATTCTACATCCCCGAAACGGATCCGTAGAATGCACAGACCAATGAAAGCACACGAAGTATGATTACCACGGCCCAGTTTACCTACATTCCCCTCCGAGAGACCGAACCGAGGGAGAGCATCGATTACCTGCTGGAGCTGGTTGCCCAGCACGACGTGGACGTGGACGTGAACTACCTTTCCACCAGTGTACGCGGTGATACCGAAGTGGTTTTTGAACTCATCCGGGAGATCTACGACACCATGACCCTGGAGGGCCAGGACTTCCGCTTTCACGTCGAGCTGCTCAGTCCCGTCCCGCAGGAAGACCAGGCCTAGTTCCGGTGACGGCTTGCCTGCCGGTCCATTACCGTCAGGGGAGGGAGGCTTTTTCGAGTGCCGGCGGGTATGGAATGCCCTCCGTATTTTGTATCTTTAGCGTTCTTTTTGGCCCCAAACCCCGGCGTTGGAACGACGCACCTGCATGACCCAGATCCGCAACTTTTGCATTATCGCGCACATCGATCACGGCAAGTCCACCCTTGCCGACCGGCTGCTTGAACGTACCGGTGCCATCACCGAAAGGGAGATGCAGGAGCAGATTCTGGACGACATGGACCTGGAGCGCGAACGGGGCATTACCATCAAGAGCCACGCCATCAAGATGGACTACAAGCGTCCGTCGGGCGAGAACGTCATTTTCAACCTCATCGACACCCCGGGCCACGTGGACTTCTCCTATGAGGTCTCCCGTGCGCTAAAGGCCTGCGAGGGCGCCCTTCTGGTGGTGGATGCCGGCCAGGGCGTGGAGGCGCAGACCATCTCCACCCTCTACCAGGCCATCGACCAGGACCTGGAGATCGTGCCGGTACTCAACAAGATCGATCTTCCGGGCGCCGACGTCGAGGGTGTGGGGCAGCAGATCGTCGACCTGATCGGCTGCGACCACGAGGATATCCTGAAGGTGTCCGGCAAGACGGGAGAGGGGGTGGACGCGTTGCTGGAAGCCATTGTAGAACGCATCCCCTCACCGGGACGCGAAGCCGGCAAGCCGCTGCGGGCGCTGATCTTCGATTCCGTCTTCAATACCTACCGCGGCTCCATCGTCTATGTGCGTGTCATGGAGGGCACCCTCAACCAGGGCGACGGCATACGCTTCATGGCTACCCATAAGGAGTACGATGCCGAGGAGATCGGCTACCTGAAACTCAAGAAGGAGAAGACCAACTCCCTGCAGGCAGGGGAGGTGGGCTACGTCATCGGCAGTGTGAAGTCCCTGGACGATGCCCGCGTGGGCGACACCGTCACCACCACTGCCAACCCGGCCTCCGAGGCCATACCGGGATACCAGGAGCCCAAACCCATGGTCTTCAGCGGCATCTATCCCACGCAGTCTGACGATTTCGAAGACTTGCGCTCGGCCCTGGAAAAGCTGCAGCTCAACGACGCCTCCCTTACCTACCAGCCAGAAACCTCCCAGGCGCTTGGTTTTGGCTTCCGTGCCGGCTTCCTGGGTCTGCTGCACATGGAGATCGTGCAGGAGCGCCTGGACCGCGAATTCGACATCGACATCATCACCACCGTGCCCAACGTGGAGTACGAGGTGCACTACCGCGACCATGGGGAGATGGCCACGAAGGTAGTTGACAATCCCAGCACCATGCCCAATCCCGGCATGGTGGAGGATGTCTACGAGCCCTTTATCAAGGCCACCATCCTGACGCCCTCTGACTATATCGGTCCCGTGATGAAGCTCTGCGAGGAGCGGCGCGGGGTTTATGTGAACCAGCTCCACATGCAGGGTCAACGCGTGGAAATTACCTACGAACTTCCGTTGGCGGAGGTGGTATTCGACTTTTACGATCGCCTCAAGAGCGGAACGCGGGGTTATGCCTCCCTCGACTACGAATTTCTTGAATACCGAAAAGGGAACCTCGTTCGTTTGGATATCTTGCTGAACGGCGATCCCGTGGACGCCCTCTCCAGCATCACGCACCGCGACAGTGCCTACGAGCTGGGACGGAAGCTGACCAAAAAGCTCAAGGAGCTTATTCCGCAGCAGCAGTACGAGGTGGCGGTGCAGGCGGCCATCGGCTCCAACGTCATCGCCCGGGAGACCATCCGTGCCATGCGCAAGGATGTGACGGCCAAGTGCTACGGCGGGGATGTCAGCCGCAAGCGCAAGCTGCTTGAGAAACAGAAGGAGGGTAAGAAACGCATGAAGCAGGTGGGGACCATTGAGGTGCCCCAGGAAGCGTTCCTGGCCGTGCTTTCGATGGACGATGACTGACAAAAAATTTACGGTTTTCCGCATTTATTGGTACCATAAGCCAAATTCCTGAAATACGAACCATGCTGAACCTACGCCGCATACTGTGCATTCTGGTCTTGCTGCTGGTCGTTGCCGGCAGCCAGCAGGCCCTGGCGCAGTTCGAAGCTCCCGAATTCCAGAAAATCGAGACCGTAGATGCAGAGGAGTTCGACCGCCGTTTTGCCGACATAAGCTGGACGGGACAGGGGATGTACCAGCAGACCGAAATTGACGGAATGCCCACCGCCGAGCTCCGCGCGCGCCTCCAGGCGCGTTTCGGGGAGCCCACTTTTACCATCGGTGATCTTATCGACAAGCCCAATTTCCGCCTGGGCATGGCCGTGCAGTTCGAGTACCGTTTTGTTATCAACAACTCCATCCCTCTGATCATACTGGATGTGTTCGGTCCGTTCGGCCGGGGACTTTCCTATACGGCGGCCAGCCGCTATATCGACATGATGCCGCAAATCAAACGCACCCTGTCGCAGATGCTCCTTGAGGTGGATACGCCCGGCAACTACACCGACTACTACTACTCGGCCGACCAGGGCCAGTGGTTCGAGGTGCAGTTCCGGGACGGGGAGGCGACCACCCGCGAAATTGACGCGCCCGAAGGCATGAATGTCAACGGCTGAGGAGGCTGCGGTCCGGTTGAGCCGGTACCGCCCAACGACTAACTGGAACAATAAAAAGACGCATTTTGGCAGACGAGCAATCCGCCGGGGACCGCAAGGCCCGAGGCAATACCAGTAAAAAGGAACAGTCGGACAAGGCGAAAAGCTGGTTTCGCGAGTGGGTGGACGCCTTTCTTTTCGCGGCCATCGCGGCCATCATTATCCGCACCTTCTTTTTCGAGGCCTACCGCATTCCCACTCCCTCCATGGAGGAAACCCTGCTGACGGGCGACTTCCTGGTGGTTTCCAAGATCAGCTATGGGGCTCGTACCCCCATGGTGGTAGGCATCCCCTTCACCAATGTCTACCTGCCCGGCGTGATGCTGCCTTGGACCCGCCTGCCCGGGCTAACGGAGATCCAGCGCAACGACATCGTGGTCTTTAACTATCCCATCGACCTGGCGCCCATCGCGGCCAAGACCAACTACATCAAGCGGGCGGTGGGCATGCCCCGCGATACGCTTTCCATTGACGACAACGAGCTGTTTGTGAACGGCGCATCCGCCGAAGACTACCCGGGTGTGCAGAAGATGCGCCTGGTGGAAGTGCGCGAGGGCGTACGGCTGAGTCCTGCCCGCGTGCAGGCCACCGGTGCCTCCCTGGCCGGGATGGCCGGTCCCAACACCTACCGGCTCAACGCCAACGATCAGGCGGCTGAGGAGATCGCGCAGTGGGAGGATGTGACCCAGGTGCGGCACTGGCTGCTGCCAGATTCCCTGGACGAGTACCGCCAGCGTCCCTTCAGCTTTTCCAGCGGCTTCCTGAATCACCACCACATGCCGACCGTTGTGGTGCCCTTTGAGGGGCAGCAGATCACCCTTACGCCCGGTAACTACCACATCTACGAGAACATCCTGACCCGCTACGAGGGGAATAACGTGACCCGCGAGGGCGATAGCTTCGTTATTAACGGGGAACGCACCAACACCTACACCATCGGCCAGGACTACTATTTCATGATGGGCGACAACCGTGATGACAGCGAAGACAGCCGCTTCTGGGGATTCGTGCCGCGCGACCACGTGGTGGGCAAAGCGGGCATGATTTACTTCTCCTGGGACGCCGAACGATGGATGCCGCGCTTCAACCGCCTGATGAACATGGTCCACCGCTAGCGGCCTGAAGCGGTCGGCCGCGCGCCTTCAGTTTTTGCGGATGCTCTTACCCTTCGTCTTTCCTTCCTGGATGGCCAGCTGTCCGCAGCCCGCATCGATGTCGTCCCCCCGGCTGCGCCGCACCGTTGCGGTGACGTCGTGTTTTACCAGTTCCTGCATGAAGGCGTCGAGGCGTTCCTCCCTTGCCCGTTTAAGGGCTACGCCCGCCACCTTGTTGTACATGATGATATTCACCTTGCTGGGAATCCAGCGGACGATCTGCGCCAGCTCGCGGGCGTCTTCCGGGCTGTCGTTGAACTCGTCGAAGAGCAGGTATTCGTAGGTGATGGGCCGGTGCAGCATGGCGTAGTAGTGCTCCAGGGACTCACGGAGCTGACCCAGGTCCATCGACTGGTTGATGGGCATGATCTCATTGCGTTTCTCGTCGTTGGCCGCATGCAGGGAGATTGCCAGGTTGAAGGGCTGACGCTCGTCGGCTAGCTTTTTGATCTGCTTTGGCAGGCCCACGGTGGAGACCGTAATGCGTTTGGGCGAGAGCTCCAGGCCGTGATCGGAGGTGATGATGGAGGCCGATTGCGTAACGGCGCGGTAATTGTGCAGGGGCTCGCCCATGCCCATGTAGACGATATTGGTGATTTTCTTGTCGTATTTGTCCAGGCACCAGTCGTTGATGTACTGCACCTGGTCGACGATCTCCCCGTGGGAAAGGCTGCGGTAGAGTCCCATCTTGCCGGTGGCGCAAAAGGAGCAGCCGAATACGCATCCCACCTGTGAGGAGACGCAGACGGTCAGCCGGTTGGGCGCCCCGTCGGGGTAGAAGTCCGGGATCATGACCGCCTCCACCTTGTGGTCCTCCCCGTCGTCGAGCCGGAACATGAACTTTACGGTGCCGTCGGCCGACTCGCGGCGGTCCACCTCTTCGATGCGGCGCAGTTCAGCCTCTTCGGATAGGCGAACACGCAGTTCCTTGGAGAGATTGGTCATCTCATCGAAGGAACCGGCGCCCTTCTCATAGAGCCAGCGGAAGATCTGTGCCGAGCGGTAGGACTGCAGGTCCAATCCGGCGCAGAACTCCTCGAGCTCTTCGGGGGAAAGGGATTTGATGTCAACTTTTCTCGGGGTGCCGGTCGCTGCGTCTGCCATAACAGTCAAGATACAAAATAGCCTGCGGAAGGTATAGGCCGGAGGGGGAGGGCGGATCCTGCGAAGGGCCACTTCGCAGGCAATCTGTTTACTCCCCGGCGTCTGGGTGGTAGGCGCGGGCGGCGGCCAGCAGGACGTCTGAATCGATACGGTTCCGGTAGTCGGGATGCACGTACTGGAAGGTGACGGTCCCGTCAGGGTTGACCAGGAATACCGCGGGCACCGGAAGCTGGTGATGGTCATAACCGGAGCGTTCTTCCAGATCCATGCCGTTTTCCCTGTAGCGCTGAACCGTTTCCAGATCCACCCGGAAGGCCAGTCCGAAATCACGGGCAGTCTGCATGGAGGCGTCCGATAGCAGGGTGTACTCCGGCGCACGGTCCAGCCTGAGCTCCTGCAGCATCTCCGGGCGGTCAGCGCTGATGGCTAGAATCTGGTATCCTATGTCCGTCAGCTGCGACTCGATGCGCTGCAGTTCGGCCAGGTGGCGGTTGCAGTAGGGACACCATCCCCCGCGGTAAAAGATCAGCACCGTCGGGGCCTGGCTGATCAGTCCGCGCAGCGCGACGCTGTCGCCCTCCACCGTCTGCAGGGTGGATGCGGGAATGGCGGTGCCCGTCAGCAGGGGTTTCACCTCTGAGGCCTCCGTGGGGACGTCGCGGTCCGCATCGCCGGAGCCGCCGCTTTGACAGGCGGCCAGGAAGGCGGCCAGTGCCAGGAGGGTGAGTGCGGTGCGAAGCACCGGTGCTCGGGGTATCATGCGTTGAGCGTGGTTTCGAGTTTGACGGTGACCCCGGTAAGGGCGCGGGAAACGGGACAGTTTTTGCTGGCGCCTTCCGCAATCTCCCGAAAGGTGTTCTCGTCGATGTCCGGCACCTGCGCGTCCACTTTCAGTAGTATGGTGGAGATGGAAGGGCCGTCGCCGGAAAGGTCGAGGGTGACGTCGGCGACGGTGTGCACCGATTCGGGCTGGTGACCCGCCTGCGCGAGCTCGTTGGAGAGGGCCATGGAGAAACACCCGGCGTGCGCCGCGCCGATGAGCTCCTCGGGATTGGTTCCGTCGCCCTCCTCGAAACGGGAGGCGAAGGAGTAGGCTCCCTCATAGGCGCCGCTCCCAAAAGTCATGGTTCCTTTTCCACTTTTCAGATCGCCGTTCCAGGTTGCTTGGGCGGTGCGTTTTGGCATGATGGGTATCTCGTTTTTGGTTGGAATTGGACGTGACGGAGAAAGGGATAACACAGGACAGCCAACGGGCATTCCCCTTGCAGATACGCCCAAAAAACCCAGATGCAATTATTTGTAAATACCGGCAAGCGGCAGGAATGGAGGTCCGGCTGCACCCGTTACATCATCTGTCCGATCGGCAACTCTGGGACGCGCATGGCAGCCAGCTGCGGCATAAACTTCTTACCACTTTTTAAATCATTTTTCAGGTTTAAGTCTGATCTTTGCCTCGCACCCGGGAGGCCGTCAGCATCCCGGAAAACACACTTTTGCACCCAGAAAACAGAACTTGGTTTTGATGCGATTTCCCACCCTGCTCACCTGCATATTTCTCCTGACCGCACCTGCTGTCGCGCAGCAGACAGCCGAGGAAGAGGAGGCCGGCTATGATTCGGCCACCTTCAGTCTCTTCCTGGACTGCCAGGGATGGTGCTCGGAGAACTATATCCGCGAGGGGATTACCTTCGTTAACTTCGTACGCAACAAGGATGTGGCCGACATGCATCTGCTGATCACCCAGGAGGGCACCGGGAACGGGGGGCAGGAATACACCATGAAGTTCCTTGGCAGCAACCAGTTTGAGGGCAAGAATGACACCCTCACTTTTTATTCCCCCGCCACCGATTCGCAGGACGAGTGGCGGCGCAGGATGGTGCGCTACGTCAAAATCGGCCTGCTTCCCTACCTGCGGGACTATGGCGTGCTGGACGAAATGGAAGTTACTTACACGGGGGAGGGCACGGAAACGGATGCACAGTCCGGCTCCCGGCAGGAAGACCCCTGGAACAACTGGGTATTTGAGCTTAACGGCGACACCCGCCTGAACGGGGAGGAGGCGCAGAGCCGCTGGTCGTTCAGCGGTAGTGCCGAGGCCAGCCGTGTTACCGAGAACTGGAAAACGCGTATCAGTTACGACCAGGACTACACCCGCCGGAGTTTCACACGTGATGGGGAGACCGAAACCTTCGTTACCGAGAACTATCGCGGTGACTTTTTTATCATCAAGAGTCTGGGTCCCCACTGGTCGGCAGGCGTTTCCGGAGATGCCTATTCATCCACCAGGCAGAACGTGGACTTCAGCGCCTCCGGCGGGGCGGCCGTGGAATACAGCCTCTATCCCTACTCCGAATACTCCGAGCGTGAGATTACGCTGCAGTATCGCCTGAGCGGCGGCTACTACGACTACACGGAAATGACGCTCTTCAATGAGACCTCTGAGTACCTGACCCAGCAGCGCCTGGAGGCACGCATGAACTTTACCCAGGCCTGGGGACAGATCGAGGGGCGCCTGAATGCCTCCACCTACCTGCACGACCTGAACAAGAACCGCCTGGATGTGAATCTTGAATTCGATTTCCGCGTCTTCCGGGGACTCTCCTTTAATGTATCGGGACGCTACGCCTGGATCAACGACCAGCTGGGCGTACCTGCCGGCGATATTTCCGAGGATGAACAGCTCCTGGATCTTCGCCAGCAGCTTACCTCCTACTCCTACGGGCTGTCTTTCGGCATCGAGTGGACCTTCGGCTCCATCTACAACAACGTGGTGAATCCCAGATTTTAAGTCTCATAAAGTCATAAAGTCGAAAAGTCCGAAGGTCCACCGACTCCCCGACTTTATGACTTTTCGACTTCTAGACTTTCAGACTTGTAGGCTTTTAACAATGTTTGTTGCTTCGCTGACCATGTTGCGCGCCTCTTCCAGGCTGGAAGCCTCGGCGTAGATGCGCAGCACCGGCTCGGTGCCTGAGGGACGCACCAGCAGCCAGGAGCGGTCTTCCATGATGTGCTTTATGCCGTCGGTAAACTGCCATTCGCCCACCTTTTTGCCTGCCAGTTCGGTCAGTTTCTTCTCCTCGCAGTGGCGTATCATGGCTTTTTTTCGCTCGTCGGAGGTGTGCAGGTCGTTGCGGTCAAAGTGATGGGGCCCGAACTCCTCGAAAAGCTCTTCCACCAGCCGGCTCAGATTCTTGCCGGAGCGCACCATCATCTCCACAATGGTAAGTCCGATGAAGAGGCCGTCGCGTTCGGGGATGTGGCCCTTGACGGCCAGGCCGCCCGACTCCTCCCCGCCCACCAGCACGTTCCCCTCCACCATTTTTTCGGCGATGTACTTGAAACCGATGGGCGTGACGTCAAGAGGAAGGCCGTAGCGCTCGGCCTGCTTGTCGAGCATGTCGGTGGTGGAGAAGGTTTTCACGATGGATCCGTCCATGCCTTTCTCGGTATGCAGGTACTTGACCAGCAGTGAGAGGAGTTTGTGGGAGCTGACAAAGTTTCCCTTTTCGTCGAACATGCCGATGCGGTCGGCGTCGCCGTCGTTGGCCAGTCCTGTGTCGCAGCCGCGCTCCGGGATGAGGCGGGCGAGCTCCGTTAGATTTTTCTCGATGGGTTCAGGCGGGGTGCCCCCAAAGGAGGGATTGAAACTTCCATGTATCTCCTCCACCTGGTCTTTACCCAGAA encodes the following:
- a CDS encoding phosphoglucomutase/phosphomannomutase family protein — protein: MNIAFGTDGWRAVVARDFTYENLNRVTQATARWIADEQITRNGVVIGHDARFEGRAFTEYAASVFAAMDIPVRFAASIAPTPAVSWAAQEYDAVGVVITASHNPPAYNGFKIKAPFGGPATPEQIAAVEQRLASFDPDLDPGAYRSWEEKGLIEEIPLTKQYLQLLEEVLDLDAIRESDIRLAHDPMYGSGQGLLTELLGKDQVEEIHGSFNPSFGGTPPEPIEKNLTELARLIPERGCDTGLANDGDADRIGMFDEKGNFVSSHKLLSLLVKYLHTEKGMDGSIVKTFSTTDMLDKQAERYGLPLDVTPIGFKYIAEKMVEGNVLVGGEESGGLAVKGHIPERDGLFIGLTIVEMMVRSGKNLSRLVEELFEEFGPHHFDRNDLHTSDERKKAMIRHCEEKKLTELAGKKVGEWQFTDGIKHIMEDRSWLLVRPSGTEPVLRIYAEASSLEEARNMVSEATNIVKSLQV
- a CDS encoding OsmC family protein; the protein is MPKRTAQATWNGDLKSGKGTMTFGSGAYEGAYSFASRFEEGDGTNPEELIGAAHAGCFSMALSNELAQAGHQPESVHTVADVTLDLSGDGPSISTILLKVDAQVPDIDENTFREIAEGASKNCPVSRALTGVTVKLETTLNA
- the rlmN gene encoding 23S rRNA (adenine(2503)-C(2))-methyltransferase RlmN, with amino-acid sequence MADAATGTPRKVDIKSLSPEELEEFCAGLDLQSYRSAQIFRWLYEKGAGSFDEMTNLSKELRVRLSEEAELRRIEEVDRRESADGTVKFMFRLDDGEDHKVEAVMIPDFYPDGAPNRLTVCVSSQVGCVFGCSFCATGKMGLYRSLSHGEIVDQVQYINDWCLDKYDKKITNIVYMGMGEPLHNYRAVTQSASIITSDHGLELSPKRITVSTVGLPKQIKKLADERQPFNLAISLHAANDEKRNEIMPINQSMDLGQLRESLEHYYAMLHRPITYEYLLFDEFNDSPEDARELAQIVRWIPSKVNIIMYNKVAGVALKRAREERLDAFMQELVKHDVTATVRRSRGDDIDAGCGQLAIQEGKTKGKSIRKN
- a CDS encoding peroxiredoxin-like family protein; translated protein: MIPRAPVLRTALTLLALAAFLAACQSGGSGDADRDVPTEASEVKPLLTGTAIPASTLQTVEGDSVALRGLISQAPTVLIFYRGGWCPYCNRHLAELQRIESQLTDIGYQILAISADRPEMLQELRLDRAPEYTLLSDASMQTARDFGLAFRVDLETVQRYRENGMDLEERSGYDHHQLPVPAVFLVNPDGTVTFQYVHPDYRNRIDSDVLLAAARAYHPDAGE